The Sphingomonas carotinifaciens genomic sequence GCCGGCACCGCCCGGCTGGTCGGTACCGATGAAAACCGCATCGTTTCCGAAGTCTTCACGCTTCTCGACAATAGCGGGGCCTATGCCGCCATGGCCCGCGCGCACAATCCCTTCGGCGACGGCCAGGCGGCGACACGGATAGCGAGGATCATCGCCGATGCTGGGCGCGCCTGAATTGAACGTCGTCGTCATGGGGCTGGGCTATATCGGCCTGCCCACCGCCGCGGTGATCGCCCGCACGGGCGCCCGCGTGCTGGGCATCGATGTCAGCGCCACCGTGGTCGACACCGTCAACGAAGGCCGCGTCCATATCGAGGAGGTCGATCTCGACGGCCTCGTCTCGGGCGTCGTCGCCCGCGGTACGCTGCGCGCCTCCACCGAGGTGGCACCCGCCGACATCTTCGTCATCGCCGTGCCGACACCGTTCGCCGACGATCACCAGCCCGACATCGCCTATGTCCTGCAAGCGGCGACCAGCATCGCCGCCGTGCTGAAGGCGGGCGACACGATCATCCTCGAATCGACCTCTCCGGTTGGCACCACCGAACAGGTCCGCGACCTGATCGCGCAGCTGCGCCCCGACCTGAAGGTCCCCGGTCGCTGCACCGACCAGCCGGATATCTCCATCGCCTATTGCCCGGAACGCGTGCTGCCCGGCCGCATCCTGGTGGAATTGATCGACAATGACCGGGTGATCGGCGGCATCACCCCGCGCTGTGCGCGAAAGGCGCTCGCCTTCTACCGCCGCTTCGTGCGCGGCGCCTGCGTCACGACGACCGCACGCGCCGCCGAGATGACGAAGCTGACCGAAAACGCCTTTCGCGACGTCAACATCGCCTTTGCCAACGAACTCAGCCTCGTTGCCGACCGGCTCGGCGTCGATGTGTGGGAGGTGATCCGCCTCGCCAATCGCCACCCGCGCGTCAACATCCTGTCGCCCGGCCCCGGCGTCGGCGGCCATTGCATCGCGGTCGATCCGTGGTTCCTCGTCGCCGCCGCGCCCGAAGAGACCCCGCTGATCCGCACCGCCCGCGAGGTGAACGACGGCAAGACGGATCATGTGGTCGCACAGGCGGAGACATTGCTCGCCGCCACCGGCGACGCGCCCGTCGCCTGTTTCGGCCTCGCCTTCAAGGCCAATATCGACGATTTCCGCGAAAGCCCTGCGCTGCGCGTCGTGCAGGCGCTTGCGCAAAGCCATGCCGACCGCATCCGCGTGGTCGAGCCCTATGCACAGGCGCTGCCGCCGACACTGGCCGATACCGGTGCCACGCTGGTCGATATCGATACCGCGCTGGAAACCTGCCCCGTGCTGATCGTGCTGGTCGATCACGACCTGTTCCGCTCGATCCCGCTGGAGGAACGCCGGGGCAAGCGGGTGCTCGACACGCGCGGGCTCTGGCCCGATCAGCCGCTCGCCCCGGCCTGACCGGCTGCCTGACCGGCCGGCTGCGCGCCGGCTGCGCGGGGGACCATCGTCGCCGGGCACGTTGCGGTACGGAGGCCAAGGGCTTATGGGCCATGGGTCCTGCCACAGTGAAGCAGCCCGATGATCGCCAAGTTCCTTCGAAGCCGCCGGCGCGGGTCATCCGATGCCAACGCGGCCATTCCCGCCGGTCAGCGCGTTTATGCGATCGGCGATATCCATGGTCGGCTCGACCTGCTCGACCTGCTGTTGGCGCAGATCGACGCCGATGACGCGGTCCGCGGTCCGGCCGAAACCACGCTCATCTTTCTGGGCGATCTGGTCGACCGGGGCGACGACTCGGCCGGCGTGGTGACGCGCCTGCTGCAATTGTCGCAAACCGGTCGCGACGTGCGCGTGATCGCCGGCAATCACGAGGAGATCCTGCTCTCCGCGCTGGACGGCGATGCCAAGGCGTTGCGGCTGTTCTGCCGCGTCGGCGGGCGCGAGACGATGCTGAGCTATGGCCTGTCGGCGCCCGATTACGAACGGCTCGATTATGCCGAGGTGGCGGAACGGCTCGGAGAGCTGGTGCCGCCCGAGCATCAGGCGTTCCTGCGTGCGCTGGAGACGATGGTGGTGATCGGCGATTATGCCTTTGTTCATGCCGGCGTCCGCCCCGGCGTCGCGCTCGATGCGCAGCGTCCGGCCGATCTGCGCTGGATCCGCGATCCCTTTCTCGATCATCGCGGCCTGCTCGAAAAACGGATCGTTCACGGCCATACCGTCAGCGAGGAGGTCGAATGGCTTCCCCACCGCATCGGCATCGATACCGGCGCCTATACCAGCGGCCGGCTGACCGCCCTGGGGTTGCAGGACGACCAGAGCTGGACGCTGGAGGCGATACTCGCCCCCGATGTCGCCTCTGCCGCCTGATCGTGTGTGACTGCGGCGCAACATGGAAATATTACAAATTTGCGTCGATCGACTAGCATCTTGTCATGGTCTTGCTGCACTGCCATAGGGCAGCCTGACGAGCACAAAGGGAGTTCATCATGCGTCTTGGAAAGTTTCTCGTAGCTGCTGCTGCCGTGTCGATGACGGCTGCTCCGGCTCTCGCCGCTCCGGCGAACTCGGCTGCCAGCCTGTCGGTCGCCAAGTCGGCCCGCGCTGGTTCGGCTTCGGCCAAGAAGAACGAGCTGGCCGGTGGCGGCGTGATCGTGGCGGTTCTCGCTGCGGCGGCTGTTGTCGCTGGTATCGTCGTGGTCGCCGACTCGGACGACGACGCCGACAGCAACTAAGCTGTTCATAGCTTCGGCTAGGGAAATAGCGGCTTTCGGGCCGCTATTTTTTTGCCTGTCTTCCTAGCTGTTCCAGCGCCCAGCGCGCCGCCTCCGCCACCGTCTCCGACGCATCCGTCGTCAGTCGCTGCAACACCGGCACCAGCGCGTATTCGCCGCTGTTCCCTGCCGCGATCGCGGCATTGCGCACCATCCGCTCCCGCCCGATCCGCTTGATCGGCGACCCCGCGAACACCTGCCGAAAACCGGCATCGTCCAGGTCGAGCAGATCGGCCAACGCCGGCGCGGTCAGTTCCGCGCGCGGACGGAACGCCATGTTGGCGCTCGCCGCCACCGCGAACTTGTTCCACGGGCACGCCGCCAGGCAATCGTCGCAGCCATAGATGCGGTTGCCCATCGCTGCCCGGAATTCCTCCGGGATCGGCCCCTTATGCTCGATCGTCAGGTACGAGATGCACCGCCGGGCATCCAGCCGGTAGGGCTTGGGAAAGGCGGCGGTCGGGCATGCCTGCTGGCACGCGTCGCACGACCCGCACGTATCGCGCCCCGCCACGTCGGGCGTCAGCTCCAGCGTCGTGTAGATCGCCCCCAGGAACAGCCAGCTGCCATGCGCACGGCTCACCAGGTTGGTGTGCTTGCCCTGCCACCCCAGTCCCGCCGCCTCCGCCAGCGGCTTCTCCATCACCGGCGCGGTATCGACGAACACCTTCAGCTCGCACGCCGCCTCCGCCACCAGCCACCGCCCCAACGCCTTCAACTGCCGCTTCACCACGTCGTGATAGTCGGCCCCTTGCGCATAGACCGAGATCCGCCCGATATCGCCTGCATCCGCCAGCTTCATCGGATCGTCCTTCGGCGCATAGCTGACGCCCAGCGAGATCACCGTGCGCACCTCGGGCCACAGTCCGGCCGGGCTTTCGCGGTGATGGGCGCGCTCCTCCATCCAGATCATCGAGCCATGCGCCCCGTCCGCCAGCCATTCGCGCAGCCGTGCGGCACTGTGAGGCGCCGCATCGGCACGCGCGATGCCGATGCTCGCAAAGCCGAGTTCGGCCGCCTTGGCCTTGATCCGGGTTTCCAGCTTGTCTTGGGGCACCCCCGCCCGCTACCACGTCGTGAAGGCGGGAGGAACATGGGCATGGACGAACGATGGGCGGTACATGCCTCGGGACTGGTGAAACGCTTCGGCGACCGTCGGGTGGTGGACGGCGTGGATATCGCGGTGCCGACCGGCGCGGTCTACGGCGTGCTCGGCCCCAATGGCGCGGGCAAGACGACGACGCTGCGCATGCTGCTCGGCATCATCGAGCCGGATGAGGGCCACCGCGCCCTGCTGAACACCCGCCACCCGCGCGATGCCAGCGACGTCGTCGGCTATCTGCCCGAGGAACGCGGCCTCTACCCTGCGATGAAGGCGCGCGAGGCGATCGCCTTCATGGGGGCGCTGCGGGGCCTCGACTGGAAAACCGGCCGCGCCCGTGCCGTCGAGATGCTGGACGCCGCCGGTCTCGGCCACGCCGCCGATACCAAGATCCGCAAGCTCTCCAAGGGTATGGCGCAGCTTGTCCAGTTACTCGGCTCCGTCGTCCACCGCCCCTCGCTCCTCGTGCTGGACGAGCCCTTTTCCGGCCTCGATCCGGTCAATCAGGAAAAGCTGGAAGCGCTGATCCTGGCGGAGCGCGACCGCGGCGCCACCATCCTGTTCTCCACCCACGTCATGGCGCATGCCGAGCGGCTGTGCGACCGGCTGGCGATCATCGCGGGCGGCAAGCGCCGGTTTGAAGGCACGGTGGACGAGGCCCGCGCCACCCTTCCCTCACAGGTTCATTACCAGCCGCGCCGCCCCGATCCCGCCATCGCCGCGCTCCTGCCCGCCGATGCGCGGTCCGAAGGATCGGGCTGGCGCTTCCAGTTGCCCGATGGCGGGATCGAGCCCCTGCTCGTCCGCTTGATCGAGGCCGGGCACGGCATTTCCGGCCTGTCGATCGAACGTCCCCGCCTGCACGACGCATTCGTCCGCATCGTCGGCCGCGAAGCGCTGGAGAAGGCCGCATGAGCAACGCCCGCCGCCTGATCCGCCAGACGCTGACCATCGCGCGCCGCGATTTCGTCGCCACCGTCTTCACCCCCATCTTCCTGCTGTTCCTTTTCGCGCCGCTCATCATGGGCTCGTTCGGGGCGATCGGGGGTGCGGGTGCCGCCGCGGTCGCCGACGGCGCATCGGACAAGACACGCATCGTCGCCATCGTGCCCGACCGGTTGGCCCGCCCGATCGCGGAGGTCGACACGCGGTTGCGCGGCGTGTTCCGCCAGGAAGAGGCGCCCCCTGCGTTGATGACGCTGACGCCGTCCGCCGACCCTGCGGCACAGGCGCGTGCCGCCTTCGAATCGAAGGCGTATGACGCCTCCGCCGTCCTCTATGGCCCGCTCGACCGGCCGACGATCCTGTATGGTCTGCGCGGCGCACGCACCGCCGATTACCTCACCCTGCTGGCGCAAGGCACGCTCGCCTCGGAGGCGCTGGACGGCGGCCTGCCCCGCGTGCAGGCGACGAAAACCTCCGTGACCCGCACCACCGGATCGCAAGGGGGGCAGAACCGCTCCGCCTTCCTGGCGGTGTTCGGCATCTTCTTTCTCACCCTGTTCCTTTCCGGCCAGGTCGTCGGCACCATGGCGGAGGAGCGCAGCAACAAGGTGATCGAGATCCTCGCCGCCGCCGTACCGCTGGAAAGCGTGTTCCTGGGCAAGCTGGTCGGCATGTTCGGCGTCGCGTTGCTGTTCGTCGGCTTCTGGGGCACCGTCGTGGGCCAGGCCTTGTCCTACCTGCCGCCCGCCGCCGCCGCCGCATTCGGCGACCTGTCGCCCGCGGTCGGCGCCCCCACCTTCGCGCTGCTCTTCGCCGCCTATTTCGCGATGGCCTATCTGCTGCTCGGCTCGGTGTTCCTCGGCGTCGGCGCACAGGCCTCGACCATGCGCGAGATCCAGATGCTGTCGCTGCCGATCACGGTGTTGCAGGTCGGCATGTTCGCGCTGTCCTCGGCGGCGGCGGGGCGTCCCGGCTCCTGGCTCGCGACGGTGGCGGAGGTGTTTCCGCTGTCCTCCCCCTTTGCCATGGCGGGGCATGCCGCCAACAGCCCGGAGCTGTGGCCCCACGCACTGGCACTGGCGTGGCAGGCGCTATGGGTCGCGATCTTCGTGACGCTGGGGGCGCGCTTCTTCCGTCGCGGGGTGCTGCAATCGGGCAGCGCGCGGCCCTTCTGGAAACGGGCCCGCACGTAAAGGGCAACGGCCCTCCCCGCCTGTGCGGGAAGGGCCGAAAGCCTCAGAAGCGGATGCCGTAGCTCGCCACCACCTGGTGACGGTCGGTGTCCACGTCGAAGCGGGCGCTGGTCGCGCCGCTGGCATAGTCGATCTGGCCACGATTGTAGTTGGAGTAGCGATATTCCAGCTTGGCATAGGTGTTGCCGCTGATCGCACGCTCGGCACCCGCACCCAGGCGCCAGCCGTCCAGCTTGAAGCCGGTGTCGGTCTGCGTGTCGGTGTTGCCCGCCAGCACGTTCAGCTTCAGGTTGGTGTAGCCGCCCTTGACGTAGATCAGCGTTGCCGGATCGGCCATGATGCCCGCACGCGCACCGACATACAGGTCGCGGCCCGTCTTCACCCGGCCGAACCCGAACTGGTCGTCATAGGCGCGGCGATCGCTCTTGGCGGTCGAACCGGTGATCTCGCCCTCGACGCCGAGCAGCGCCCCGCCGGCCGCGAAGTCGTAACCGATGCCACCGCCGTACAGCAGGCCATCGATATTCTGGTCGCTACCGTCATTGTCGTTGTCGACGCTGCTTCCGGCACCGACATGGTCCCAACCCAGCGTTCCTTCGACGCGCGGGCCGGTGAAGATCGGGTTCACGCCCGACTGCGCCAGTGCGGGGGTGGCGACCGCCGAACCGGCGACAAGCAAAGCAACAGCAATTTTACGCATGGGATACCCTCATTGACCGTTCCCCCGATAAGCTGGGGAGGACGCTTCAAATGGCGAATGTCCGGCGTGGTTGCATGAACCTCAGCTAAACGAGGAAATCTGTTGCTGCGGCGCAACAGTCCGCTTGCGGCGTGGAGGGGGCGTGAACCACTCGGCCAGTGTCAACCCCGTCACGGCCATCGCCTGCAGGACCACCTGCCCCGCCGCCCGCGCATCGCTCAGCGCATCATGGTGACGATGCTCCAGCCCCAGGTGGCGCGCCAGCGTGCCCAGCTTGTGGTTGGGCAGGTCCGGCCACGCCCGCCGCGCGACGCCCACGCTGTCCAGCCAGCGCGCCGCGATCGGCGGCAGCATGTGCAACGTGCACGCCCGGCCCAGCGCCCCCTTGTCGAAACTGGAATGCGCCACCGTGATCCGGTTCCCCAGATGCCCCGCCACGATTTCATGGAGCATGGCAAAGGTCGGCTGGCCGGTCACATGATGCGCAGCGATGCCATGGATGCGCGTGTTGAACGGGCTGAAGTCATCCAGCGGATCGACCAGCGATTCATAGGCGAACGTCTCGACCCCGTCGCGATAGCCGACGATGCCGATCTGGCAGATGCTGCTGGTACGCTGACACGCGGTCTCGACGTCGATCACGACGAAGTCGGGTTCGGACATGCCGCCTTATACGCCGCCCCCAGCCGCCGCGCTAGTCACCCTCGACCCACACCCGTTCGTCTCGAGTAACCGTCGAGTAGCGGCGCAGCCGCGTACCGAGACGGTGTATCGAGAGACAGGTTGATCCCCGCGACCGTCTGCACCACCGCCCCCCCCGTTCGTGCTGAGCCCTTCGACTGGCTGGCAAGCCACCCGCTCAGGATAAACTTCAGCGCCGAGCGCTGAAGTCGAAGCACAAGCCCCACCACGTAACAAATGATCCCCAACAGCCTCGACAGCGACCGTTTCGATCCGCTAGGCGGTCACTTCAACCAGCAAGGATGGAAGATGGCGGACGCGCTACGGGTGGCATTGGCAGGTCTCGGCACGGTAGGGGGCGGTGTCATCCGCCTGCTGGACACCAATCGCGACCTGATTACCCGGCGCGCCGGTCGCCCGATCGAGGTCGTCGCGGTCTCCGCGCGCGACCGGACCAAGGATCGCGGCGTCGATCTGTCGCGCTTCGACTGGGTGGACGACACCGCGGCCCTCGCGACGCATGAAAAGGCCGATGTCGTGGTCGAACTGATCGGCGGATCGGACGGCCCGGCGCTCACGCTGGCGCGCAACACCCTTGCCGCCGGCCGCGGATTCGTCACCGCGAACAAGGCGATGCTCGCCCATCACGGGCTGGAACTGGCGCAAAAGGCAGAGGGCGCCGGCGTGCCCCTGAAGTTCGAGGCGGCGGTCGCGGGCGGCATTCCCGTCATCAAGGGCCTGCGCGAAGGGGCGGCGGCCAACGTCATCAGCAACGTCTACGGCATCCTCAACGGCACCTGCAATTTCATCCTGTCCAAGATGGAAGCCGAAGGCCGCGACTTTGCCGAGGTGCTCGCCGAGGCGCAGGCGCTGGGCTATGCGGAGGCGGATCCCAGCTTCGACATCGACGGCGTCGATGCCGCGCACAAGCTGTCGATCCTCGCCGCGATCGCCTTCGGTACGCAGCCGGCGTTTGACGATGTCGCGATCAGCGGCATCCGCCACGTCCTCGCCGCCGACATCGCGGAGGCCGCCGCCCTCGGCTACCGCGTCCGCCTCGTCGGCGTCGGCGAGGCGGGGCCGCATGGCCTGTTCCAGCGCGTTCACCCGCATCTCATCCCCCTCGATCATCCGCTGGCGCACGTCACCGGTTCGACCAATGCGGTGGTGGCACAGGGCAATTTCGTCGGCCGCCTGCTCTTCCAGGGTGCCGGTGCCGGTGACGGCCCCACCGCCAGCGCGGTGGTCGCCGACCTGATCGACATCGCCCGCGGCGAATTCGGCCCCGCCTTCGCGATGCCCGCGGCGTCGCTGGTGCAAGAAAAGCCCGCCGATGCCGGGGAGCGTCGTGGCCGCGCCTATCTGCGCTTCACCGTGGAGGATAAGGTCGGCGTGCTGGCCGAGATCGCCGCGGCGATGCGCGATGCCGGTGTCTCGATCGAAAGCCTGATCCAGCGCGGCGCGACCGCGGGCGGCGGCGTCCTCGTCGCGATCGTCACGCATGAGGGCCCCGAACGCGCCGTCGCGCAGGCGCTGGAACGCCTGCGTGGCAGCTCCAGCGTCATCGGCCAGCCGCTGCTGATGCACATCCTCGGCTGACGAAGCGGCCTCTGAAACCCGGCTGCCGTTCGGACTGAGCGAAGTCGAAGTCCATGCCCAGCCCTTCCCTCACGGGCTTGGCGGCATCCGAACGGCAGATCCGGCCTACCGCCCGCCGTCACGCCGAACGAGGGCCGCCACGCAACTCGCCCGGTCGATCGCGCTGCCATCGGGCTCGCGCGCATCCAGATAGGTGACGCGCGGCGGCTCCGATCCCTTGGGGTACAGATACGCATCCAGCACGCAGAACGTGCCCTGGAACTGCAGCTTGCGTGCATTGCCTTCGCGCACATCGGCATCGGGCTGGCCGAACAGCTTGACTAGTCCGGCCATGTCCTGCCCCACCACCCGCTCCAGTCCGACGCTGGTATAGGGCACCGCCACCGGCCCCACCGTCGGCGGCGCCACGGTCGCCGGGGTCGCGCACCCGGCCAGCATCGCGCCCAGCACTGCCGGCACCGTCCATGCGGGCCGCCCGTTCCTTATCGTCGTCATGTCCGGTTCCGGTGAAAGAGATGGGTCGCCATCGCCGCTCCGAGGACCGGCGCGAGGATCGCCAGCACCGGAACCACGAACAGCGCCGTACCCGCAAGCCCCAGCAGGAAACGCTCCGCCCGGGTCGTCTTGCGCCAGGCACGCAACCCCGCATCGTCCAGATGACGCACCGCCACCATGTCGCCCAGGTCGCGCCCGAGCAGCCAGCCATTGACCAGGAAGAACACCGCCGCCGTCCCCACGCCCGTCGCCAGCAGCACCAGATAGACCGGCAGCGCGATCAGGTTGACCAGGATCACGCGGGCCCCCGACCGCAGGCCCATGGCGGCCCCCTTGGCGAACGACACCGGTCGGGCGGTCTTCAAGGCCGCCGGATAATGCCGCGCCTCCACCGCCTCCACCACCGTATCGGCGAACAGCCCCACGACCGCGATCGCCACCGCCCGGAACAGCAGCCACAGCGCCAGCCCGGTGACGACCACCGCCACCACCGCCGCCAGTCCGTCCGTCTCCCATGCGATCCAGTGGGCCAGCATCGCCTGCACCCCCCACCACACACCGACGCCCAACACCCCGAACAGCGCCAGCGTCAACGCCATCGACAGCGCCAGCACCCGCAGGATCGGCGGATCGCCCAACTGGGCCAGTGAGCGGAGGAAGGCGCGGAACACGGGGGACGGGATGGCGGTCCCGGTGCCGCCCTGTCAACCGCCCCGCCGGATCGGTCGTTGCACGCATCGACGCGCCTCGGTACGGCAACGCCTTTCTGCCTGTTTCCCGGAGCCTGTTTGTGACTCAACCTTCCTACGACGTCGTCGCGATCGGCAACGCGCTGGTCGACATTCTTGCCAACACCGACGACGCCTTTCTCGCACAGGAAGGGATGACGAAGGGCGCGATGCAGCTCGTCTTCTCCACCGACGACGCCGATGCGCTGTACGGCAAGATGGGACCCGGCCGCGAAATTTCCGGCGGCTCGGCCGCCAACACGCTGGCCGGCATCGCGGCTCTTGGCGGAAAATGCGCCTTTATCGGGCAGGTTGCCGATGATCAGCTGGGCGAGGTCTTCGCCCACGACATACGCTCCGTCGGCGTCCGCTTCGACACCCCCGCACGCCCCGCCGGCCCCTCCACCGGCCGCTGCCTCATCCTCGTCACCCCCGACGGCCAGCGCACCATGAACACCTTCCTCGGCGCCTCCCACTACCTCCCCGCCAACGCCCTCGACCGCGCCCTCATCGCCGACGCCGCCTACCTCTACATCGAAGGCTATCTCTGGGACCCCGAAGAACCCCGCGCCGCGATGCGCGCCGCGATCCAGGTCGCGCGCGAAGCCGGTCGCAAGATCGCCTTTACCGCTTCGGCCGAGTTCGTGATCGAGCGTCACCGCGCCGATTTCCACAGCCTGTTCGACGGCGGGATGATCGACGTCCTGTTCGCAAACGAAGCGGAAATCATGGCGTTGACCGAGACCGGGGATGTCGAGGCGGCGATCGCGGCGGTGCAGGACAAGGTGGAGACGGTGGTGGTTACCCTGGCGGAGCGGGGAGCGTGCGCGGTACGGGGCGGGGAACGGTACGCGGTACCGGCGCAGCCGGTGGAGCAGGTGGTCGACACCACGGGTGCGGGCGACCTGTTCGCGGCGGGCTTCCTGCACGCACAGGCGCAAGGACGCGACCTGACCGCCTCGCTGACGCTGGGCGCGGCCTGCGCGGCGGAGATCATCAGCCATTATGGCGCCCGCCCGCAGGTCGACCTGAAGGCGCTCGCCGCCACCCTGTGATGCGATATTGCGCGCAGGCTGGGGCGATCCCATCTTGCGCGCATGGCATTCGATCCCGAC encodes the following:
- the wecC gene encoding UDP-N-acetyl-D-mannosamine dehydrogenase, which produces MLGAPELNVVVMGLGYIGLPTAAVIARTGARVLGIDVSATVVDTVNEGRVHIEEVDLDGLVSGVVARGTLRASTEVAPADIFVIAVPTPFADDHQPDIAYVLQAATSIAAVLKAGDTIILESTSPVGTTEQVRDLIAQLRPDLKVPGRCTDQPDISIAYCPERVLPGRILVELIDNDRVIGGITPRCARKALAFYRRFVRGACVTTTARAAEMTKLTENAFRDVNIAFANELSLVADRLGVDVWEVIRLANRHPRVNILSPGPGVGGHCIAVDPWFLVAAAPEETPLIRTAREVNDGKTDHVVAQAETLLAATGDAPVACFGLAFKANIDDFRESPALRVVQALAQSHADRIRVVEPYAQALPPTLADTGATLVDIDTALETCPVLIVLVDHDLFRSIPLEERRGKRVLDTRGLWPDQPLAPA
- a CDS encoding metallophosphoesterase family protein, with product MIAKFLRSRRRGSSDANAAIPAGQRVYAIGDIHGRLDLLDLLLAQIDADDAVRGPAETTLIFLGDLVDRGDDSAGVVTRLLQLSQTGRDVRVIAGNHEEILLSALDGDAKALRLFCRVGGRETMLSYGLSAPDYERLDYAEVAERLGELVPPEHQAFLRALETMVVIGDYAFVHAGVRPGVALDAQRPADLRWIRDPFLDHRGLLEKRIVHGHTVSEEVEWLPHRIGIDTGAYTSGRLTALGLQDDQSWTLEAILAPDVASAA
- the queG gene encoding tRNA epoxyqueuosine(34) reductase QueG produces the protein MPQDKLETRIKAKAAELGFASIGIARADAAPHSAARLREWLADGAHGSMIWMEERAHHRESPAGLWPEVRTVISLGVSYAPKDDPMKLADAGDIGRISVYAQGADYHDVVKRQLKALGRWLVAEAACELKVFVDTAPVMEKPLAEAAGLGWQGKHTNLVSRAHGSWLFLGAIYTTLELTPDVAGRDTCGSCDACQQACPTAAFPKPYRLDARRCISYLTIEHKGPIPEEFRAAMGNRIYGCDDCLAACPWNKFAVAASANMAFRPRAELTAPALADLLDLDDAGFRQVFAGSPIKRIGRERMVRNAAIAAGNSGEYALVPVLQRLTTDASETVAEAARWALEQLGRQAKK
- a CDS encoding ABC transporter ATP-binding protein; translated protein: MDERWAVHASGLVKRFGDRRVVDGVDIAVPTGAVYGVLGPNGAGKTTTLRMLLGIIEPDEGHRALLNTRHPRDASDVVGYLPEERGLYPAMKAREAIAFMGALRGLDWKTGRARAVEMLDAAGLGHAADTKIRKLSKGMAQLVQLLGSVVHRPSLLVLDEPFSGLDPVNQEKLEALILAERDRGATILFSTHVMAHAERLCDRLAIIAGGKRRFEGTVDEARATLPSQVHYQPRRPDPAIAALLPADARSEGSGWRFQLPDGGIEPLLVRLIEAGHGISGLSIERPRLHDAFVRIVGREALEKAA
- a CDS encoding ABC transporter permease — translated: MSNARRLIRQTLTIARRDFVATVFTPIFLLFLFAPLIMGSFGAIGGAGAAAVADGASDKTRIVAIVPDRLARPIAEVDTRLRGVFRQEEAPPALMTLTPSADPAAQARAAFESKAYDASAVLYGPLDRPTILYGLRGARTADYLTLLAQGTLASEALDGGLPRVQATKTSVTRTTGSQGGQNRSAFLAVFGIFFLTLFLSGQVVGTMAEERSNKVIEILAAAVPLESVFLGKLVGMFGVALLFVGFWGTVVGQALSYLPPAAAAAFGDLSPAVGAPTFALLFAAYFAMAYLLLGSVFLGVGAQASTMREIQMLSLPITVLQVGMFALSSAAAGRPGSWLATVAEVFPLSSPFAMAGHAANSPELWPHALALAWQALWVAIFVTLGARFFRRGVLQSGSARPFWKRART
- a CDS encoding outer membrane protein, which produces MRKIAVALLVAGSAVATPALAQSGVNPIFTGPRVEGTLGWDHVGAGSSVDNDNDGSDQNIDGLLYGGGIGYDFAAGGALLGVEGEITGSTAKSDRRAYDDQFGFGRVKTGRDLYVGARAGIMADPATLIYVKGGYTNLKLNVLAGNTDTQTDTGFKLDGWRLGAGAERAISGNTYAKLEYRYSNYNRGQIDYASGATSARFDVDTDRHQVVASYGIRF
- a CDS encoding 3'-5' exonuclease; translated protein: MSEPDFVVIDVETACQRTSSICQIGIVGYRDGVETFAYESLVDPLDDFSPFNTRIHGIAAHHVTGQPTFAMLHEIVAGHLGNRITVAHSSFDKGALGRACTLHMLPPIAARWLDSVGVARRAWPDLPNHKLGTLARHLGLEHRHHDALSDARAAGQVVLQAMAVTGLTLAEWFTPPPRRKRTVAPQQQISSFS
- a CDS encoding homoserine dehydrogenase, which gives rise to MADALRVALAGLGTVGGGVIRLLDTNRDLITRRAGRPIEVVAVSARDRTKDRGVDLSRFDWVDDTAALATHEKADVVVELIGGSDGPALTLARNTLAAGRGFVTANKAMLAHHGLELAQKAEGAGVPLKFEAAVAGGIPVIKGLREGAAANVISNVYGILNGTCNFILSKMEAEGRDFAEVLAEAQALGYAEADPSFDIDGVDAAHKLSILAAIAFGTQPAFDDVAISGIRHVLAADIAEAAALGYRVRLVGVGEAGPHGLFQRVHPHLIPLDHPLAHVTGSTNAVVAQGNFVGRLLFQGAGAGDGPTASAVVADLIDIARGEFGPAFAMPAASLVQEKPADAGERRGRAYLRFTVEDKVGVLAEIAAAMRDAGVSIESLIQRGATAGGGVLVAIVTHEGPERAVAQALERLRGSSSVIGQPLLMHILG
- a CDS encoding EI24 domain-containing protein, with the protein product MFRAFLRSLAQLGDPPILRVLALSMALTLALFGVLGVGVWWGVQAMLAHWIAWETDGLAAVVAVVVTGLALWLLFRAVAIAVVGLFADTVVEAVEARHYPAALKTARPVSFAKGAAMGLRSGARVILVNLIALPVYLVLLATGVGTAAVFFLVNGWLLGRDLGDMVAVRHLDDAGLRAWRKTTRAERFLLGLAGTALFVVPVLAILAPVLGAAMATHLFHRNRT
- a CDS encoding adenosine kinase yields the protein MTQPSYDVVAIGNALVDILANTDDAFLAQEGMTKGAMQLVFSTDDADALYGKMGPGREISGGSAANTLAGIAALGGKCAFIGQVADDQLGEVFAHDIRSVGVRFDTPARPAGPSTGRCLILVTPDGQRTMNTFLGASHYLPANALDRALIADAAYLYIEGYLWDPEEPRAAMRAAIQVAREAGRKIAFTASAEFVIERHRADFHSLFDGGMIDVLFANEAEIMALTETGDVEAAIAAVQDKVETVVVTLAERGACAVRGGERYAVPAQPVEQVVDTTGAGDLFAAGFLHAQAQGRDLTASLTLGAACAAEIISHYGARPQVDLKALAATL